The Methanobacteriaceae archaeon genome has a window encoding:
- a CDS encoding amidohydrolase family protein yields MQTLIENVNIITPGEDIKTHQNVLIEDNLIKTITHDKISNDCMVIDGEDNYLLPGFIDCHTHIFAKGFHKEENMANPLGIHFYNAVPHSKQTINAGVTTIRDCGSADLSFKLAQQRKLFIAPKIHLSITPLVMTGGHFDLLLPSGWDMEIMYPGFPKGRCDGVEEVLKKTREVKRAGADFIKVMCSGGVLTTNTSPNFAQFNKKELKTIVSEARSSNMKVSAHCHSLEGINNCIKAGFSSIEHATFIDKKAAGKMAKNNVSLVPTLLVHQFLYKNGFPAWDNYASEKTAKLKEIVKVHKENIAVAYQEGVNILMGTDSGVIPHGHNLEELVHLTDIGMSETEAIASGTIKSAEFLGQDNIGQVKKNHVADLILVNSNPLDDISVLSNNDNILNVFQDGVLVK; encoded by the coding sequence ATGCAAACTCTAATTGAAAATGTAAACATTATAACTCCTGGTGAGGATATAAAAACCCACCAAAACGTCTTAATTGAAGATAACTTAATTAAAACAATCACTCATGATAAAATATCTAATGATTGCATGGTAATTGATGGTGAGGATAACTATTTACTTCCAGGTTTTATTGACTGTCATACTCATATTTTTGCAAAAGGATTTCACAAAGAAGAAAACATGGCAAATCCTTTAGGAATTCATTTTTACAATGCAGTTCCTCACTCAAAACAGACAATAAATGCTGGTGTTACAACAATTAGAGATTGTGGATCTGCTGATTTAAGTTTTAAATTGGCTCAACAAAGAAAACTATTTATCGCTCCAAAGATTCACTTGTCAATAACTCCTCTTGTAATGACTGGAGGACATTTTGATTTACTTCTTCCATCTGGATGGGATATGGAAATAATGTATCCGGGATTTCCAAAAGGAAGATGTGATGGTGTTGAAGAAGTATTAAAAAAGACTCGTGAAGTTAAAAGAGCAGGTGCTGATTTTATTAAAGTAATGTGTAGTGGAGGAGTTTTAACAACCAATACTTCACCTAATTTCGCACAATTCAATAAAAAGGAACTTAAAACTATTGTATCTGAAGCAAGATCAAGTAACATGAAAGTTTCAGCTCACTGTCATAGTTTAGAAGGAATTAATAATTGTATTAAGGCAGGATTTTCATCAATTGAGCATGCAACATTCATTGATAAAAAAGCTGCAGGTAAAATGGCTAAAAATAATGTTAGTTTAGTTCCAACACTTTTAGTTCATCAATTTTTATATAAAAACGGTTTTCCGGCATGGGATAACTATGCTAGTGAAAAAACCGCAAAATTAAAAGAAATCGTAAAAGTTCACAAGGAAAATATTGCTGTTGCATATCAGGAAGGCGTAAACATTTTAATGGGCACTGATAGTGGTGTTATTCCTCATGGACATAATTTAGAAGAATTAGTTCATTTAACTGATATTGGGATGAGTGAGACTGAAGCAATAGCTAGTGGAACTATAAAATCAGCTGAATTTTTAGGCCAGGACAATATTGGTCAGGTTAAAAAGAATCATGTTGCAGATTTAATTTTAGTTAATTCCAATCCTTTGGACGATATTTCTGTTTTAAGTAATAATGATAATATTTTAAATGTATTCCAGGATGGAGTATTAGTTAAATAA
- a CDS encoding DUF126 domain-containing protein — MISCRNIAKGKGKGELITSSEPISFLGGVDPETGIVIDPNHELKGQSIKDKVLFIPGGKGSTVGSYVIFQMMKNNTAPNAIICLNAEPIIATGAIMSDIPMVDTPSNTKELTDGTLVEVDGDNGTIEIL; from the coding sequence ATGATTAGTTGTAGAAATATTGCAAAAGGAAAAGGAAAAGGAGAATTAATAACTTCCTCAGAACCAATTAGTTTTCTTGGTGGTGTAGATCCTGAAACTGGTATTGTAATTGATCCAAATCATGAATTAAAAGGACAATCCATTAAAGATAAAGTTTTATTTATTCCTGGTGGAAAAGGTTCTACTGTTGGTTCTTATGTTATTTTTCAAATGATGAAGAACAATACTGCTCCAAATGCTATTATCTGTTTAAATGCAGAACCTATTATTGCAACCGGAGCTATTATGTCTGATATTCCAATGGTTGACACACCCTCAAATACTAAAGAATTAACTGACGGAACTTTAGTTGAAGTTGACGGAGACAATGGAACAATTGAAATTTTATAG
- the truD gene encoding tRNA pseudouridine(13) synthase TruD translates to MLNANTYVTSQKGIGGTIRNQYEDFYVEEIPEIIPDGEGPNVYVWIEKLGRTTLDVVLDIARDLHISRKRMGFAGMKDKKAITRQWICIANMDSEEQLNQVEALDIYKTDFLKVVRGRKKLRMGQLRGNKFRILVKDLDDIEKSADVANEVLAKLQRTGVPNYFGWQRFGKPRTITHLVGEALVENDLEKAVGVYIGNPQDDESEENQMARQAYDDGNLEESLNLMGKGMRYEKMMIKELIRDSKRGELTDKSYMNALHALPKPLQRMFVHAYQSYLFNEAVSKRVEMGMNKYIEGDIIIDTEEHIVRDKTPEEFQEMIDNFEASPTCPLYGTKVPFAGGAVGEMEEDILKNYNITKADFEVPKMPRLGSHGLRRAMRFQVWDASAIPTDDGVLCEFSIDKGSYATAVLREIMKKDVI, encoded by the coding sequence ATGTTAAATGCTAATACTTATGTTACATCTCAAAAGGGTATTGGTGGAACAATTAGAAACCAATATGAAGATTTTTACGTTGAAGAAATTCCTGAAATTATTCCTGATGGCGAAGGACCTAATGTTTATGTGTGGATTGAAAAGTTAGGAAGAACCACACTTGATGTTGTTTTGGATATTGCTCGTGATTTGCATATTTCAAGAAAAAGAATGGGTTTTGCTGGAATGAAAGATAAAAAAGCAATCACCCGTCAATGGATTTGTATTGCAAACATGGATTCTGAAGAGCAATTAAACCAGGTTGAAGCTTTAGATATTTATAAAACTGATTTTTTAAAAGTTGTCCGTGGTCGCAAAAAGCTTAGAATGGGACAACTTAGAGGAAATAAATTCAGGATTCTTGTTAAAGATTTGGATGATATTGAAAAAAGTGCAGATGTTGCAAATGAAGTTTTAGCTAAATTACAACGTACTGGTGTTCCAAATTACTTTGGATGGCAGAGATTTGGAAAACCTAGAACTATTACACATTTAGTAGGTGAAGCATTAGTTGAAAATGACTTAGAAAAGGCTGTCGGAGTTTATATTGGTAATCCTCAGGATGATGAATCTGAAGAAAACCAAATGGCAAGACAGGCATATGATGATGGAAACCTTGAAGAATCTCTTAACTTAATGGGTAAAGGAATGCGTTATGAAAAAATGATGATTAAGGAATTAATCAGAGATTCAAAAAGAGGAGAATTAACTGATAAATCATATATGAATGCTTTACATGCACTTCCTAAACCTCTTCAAAGAATGTTTGTTCATGCTTATCAATCATATTTGTTTAATGAAGCTGTAAGTAAAAGAGTTGAGATGGGAATGAACAAATACATTGAGGGAGATATCATTATTGATACGGAAGAACATATTGTTCGTGATAAAACTCCTGAAGAATTCCAGGAAATGATTGATAATTTTGAAGCTAGTCCTACCTGTCCGTTGTATGGTACTAAAGTTCCTTTTGCAGGAGGGGCTGTCGGAGAAATGGAAGAGGATATTTTAAAGAATTATAATATTACAAAAGCAGACTTTGAAGTTCCAAAAATGCCGCGTTTAGGAAGCCATGGTCTTAGAAGAGCTATGAGATTCCAGGTATGGGATGCATCAGCTATTCCAACAGATGATGGTGTTTTATGCGAATTTTCAATTGATAAAGGTTCTTATGCAACTGCTGTTTTAAGAGAAATAATGAAAAAAGATGTTATTTAA
- a CDS encoding AIR synthase-related protein has product MDIEGFVRARIDDYDYDDLAEILAVRIKEYKKISQENSVEMAKAVIDEVSTTLKLQESDDEFLKEIANVNKADVLMGEMGVGSRGAGDFFVHRKIAEIVSSTNTASLVNPSEQDDGGVVKAKAKDDEVYITTAVDGIHSRLSEYPFLGGFHVTRATLRDVCVMGADPVAILSDVHLADDGDVAKIFDFTAGVAAVSELVDVPIVAGSTLRVGGDMVLGDRFVSAVGSVGVSNHPPTARKGATEGDVILLTEGSGGGTITTTALYNGFFDVVWDTMNVNFVQASHALFEADLVKDIHAMTDVTNGGLRGDAHEISNTTGVGLEFYEKEIRQMVAPNVLNMLETLNIDPLGVSTDSLMLIAPPEIVGDIKKAVGKYDVAISEIGEVNNSGEPILIKEDSTQEKLVPLFREAAYTKIKKLVGETTPEDFEEMKQKVQRASDAAIAKKEKVIEHIRAN; this is encoded by the coding sequence ATGGATATTGAAGGATTTGTAAGAGCAAGAATTGACGATTATGATTATGATGATCTTGCAGAAATTTTAGCTGTAAGAATTAAAGAATATAAAAAAATTTCACAAGAAAACTCTGTTGAAATGGCAAAAGCAGTAATTGACGAAGTTTCAACAACTCTCAAATTACAAGAAAGCGATGATGAATTTTTAAAAGAAATAGCTAATGTAAACAAAGCTGATGTTTTAATGGGTGAAATGGGAGTTGGATCTCGTGGTGCAGGTGACTTTTTTGTTCACAGAAAAATCGCTGAAATTGTATCATCAACCAACACAGCATCACTTGTAAATCCCTCAGAACAAGACGATGGTGGAGTTGTTAAAGCAAAAGCAAAAGATGATGAAGTTTATATTACTACTGCAGTTGATGGAATCCACTCACGTTTAAGCGAATATCCATTTTTAGGTGGTTTTCACGTAACAAGAGCAACACTTAGAGATGTTTGTGTAATGGGTGCTGATCCTGTTGCAATTTTAAGTGATGTTCATTTAGCTGATGACGGAGATGTTGCTAAAATATTTGACTTTACAGCAGGTGTTGCAGCAGTATCTGAACTTGTAGATGTTCCTATTGTTGCTGGAAGTACCTTACGTGTCGGTGGAGACATGGTTTTAGGTGACAGATTTGTATCAGCAGTTGGAAGTGTCGGTGTATCAAACCATCCTCCAACAGCAAGAAAAGGTGCAACTGAAGGCGATGTAATTCTTTTAACCGAAGGTTCTGGTGGAGGAACAATTACCACAACAGCATTATACAACGGATTTTTCGATGTTGTATGGGATACAATGAATGTAAACTTTGTTCAAGCTTCCCACGCATTATTTGAAGCTGATCTTGTAAAAGACATTCACGCAATGACTGATGTAACCAATGGTGGTCTTAGAGGAGATGCTCATGAAATTTCCAATACTACTGGTGTTGGTTTAGAGTTTTATGAAAAAGAAATCAGACAAATGGTTGCTCCAAATGTGTTAAACATGCTTGAAACATTAAACATTGACCCATTAGGTGTTTCAACTGACTCCTTAATGTTAATTGCACCTCCTGAAATTGTTGGTGACATTAAAAAGGCTGTTGGAAAATACGATGTTGCAATTTCTGAAATTGGGGAAGTTAACAATTCCGGTGAACCTATCTTAATTAAAGAAGATTCCACCCAAGAAAAACTTGTTCCATTATTTAGAGAAGCTGCTTACACTAAAATCAAAAAGTTAGTTGGTGAAACCACTCCTGAAGACTTTGAAGAAATGAAACAAAAAGTTCAAAGAGCTTCTGATGCAGCTATTGCTAAAAAAGAAAAAGTTATTGAACACATTCGTGCAAATTAA
- the hisH gene encoding imidazole glycerol phosphate synthase subunit HisH: MITIIDYKSGNLKSISNGFKKIGAEFQITDDKQVIADSDFLVLPGVGAFGSAMENLKPFEDVIHEHVNDDKPFLGVCLGQQALVSSSDEAPDVKGLDLFKGHAELLSGDVKIPHMGWNKLKVCNNSPILEGIDGEYFYFVHSYHVVPDNDEIIAGVCEYGGEVVASLSQNNLFSTQFHPEKSGVAGLRILKNFTNLEI; encoded by the coding sequence ATGATTACAATTATAGATTATAAAAGTGGAAACTTAAAAAGCATCTCTAACGGATTTAAAAAGATAGGTGCAGAATTTCAAATAACTGATGATAAACAGGTAATTGCTGATAGTGATTTTTTGGTTTTACCTGGTGTAGGTGCATTTGGAAGCGCTATGGAAAACTTAAAACCATTTGAAGATGTTATTCACGAACATGTTAATGATGATAAACCGTTTTTAGGAGTTTGTCTTGGCCAACAGGCATTGGTAAGTTCAAGTGATGAAGCACCTGATGTTAAAGGACTTGATTTATTTAAAGGACACGCTGAATTATTGTCTGGGGATGTTAAAATACCTCACATGGGTTGGAATAAACTAAAAGTCTGCAATAATTCTCCTATTTTAGAAGGTATTGATGGAGAATACTTCTACTTTGTACACTCATATCATGTTGTTCCTGATAATGATGAAATCATTGCTGGAGTTTGTGAATATGGTGGAGAAGTTGTAGCTAGTTTAAGTCAAAATAATTTATTCTCAACACAGTTTCACCCAGAAAAAAGTGGTGTAGCAGGACTTAGGATTTTAAAGAATTTCACTAATTTGGAGATTTAA
- the cfbD gene encoding Ni-sirohydrochlorin a,c-diamide reductive cyclase catalytic subunit, whose translation MHPRPSPIAASLYTLRDMNVDVIIMHGPNGCCFRTGRLLESDGVRVLTTAMAENDFILGAGEKLEETLIEAYDMFNPKLMGVVGTCASMIIGEDLKEAISNADLPCTVIPVESHGGSGEGDNTVGAIMVLESAVECGVIPESEAERQIEMLEKATEVEKTRGMAQGKYIKPNFGDSKESVAKTLVGAIKDGKKVAFVHNVKKETSYLFADIINFDYTKINKDNKPIIVANLDENIGLERIRNHAKNIKDELPMDIDYITGGLDEYPITANVAADYLKDEELDLIVVFGVPHAFPIEEFDVESIAITDGPRLVEPLKDLGYDHVVAELDAHSKTLGTDKIVFSDFGGMIRSTIGWLNE comes from the coding sequence ATGCATCCAAGACCAAGTCCAATTGCAGCGTCTCTTTATACATTAAGGGACATGAATGTTGATGTTATTATTATGCACGGGCCAAATGGTTGTTGTTTTAGAACTGGAAGACTTTTAGAAAGCGATGGCGTTAGGGTCTTAACAACTGCAATGGCTGAAAATGATTTTATTTTAGGTGCTGGTGAAAAGCTTGAAGAAACCTTAATTGAAGCTTACGACATGTTTAATCCAAAATTAATGGGTGTTGTCGGTACCTGTGCAAGTATGATTATTGGTGAAGATTTAAAAGAAGCAATTTCCAATGCTGATTTACCATGTACTGTTATTCCTGTAGAATCTCATGGGGGTTCTGGTGAAGGGGACAATACTGTTGGAGCTATTATGGTTTTAGAATCTGCTGTTGAATGTGGTGTTATTCCTGAAAGCGAAGCTGAAAGGCAAATTGAAATGCTTGAAAAAGCTACTGAAGTTGAAAAAACAAGAGGTATGGCTCAGGGAAAATACATAAAACCTAACTTTGGAGATTCTAAGGAAAGTGTTGCTAAAACACTTGTTGGTGCCATAAAAGACGGTAAAAAAGTCGCATTTGTGCATAATGTTAAAAAGGAAACTTCATATCTTTTTGCAGATATTATTAACTTTGATTATACAAAAATCAATAAAGATAACAAACCAATTATTGTAGCAAATCTTGATGAAAATATAGGACTTGAAAGAATCAGAAATCATGCAAAAAATATTAAAGATGAACTTCCAATGGACATAGATTATATTACTGGAGGACTTGATGAATATCCAATAACTGCTAATGTGGCAGCAGACTACTTAAAAGATGAAGAATTGGATTTAATTGTTGTTTTCGGTGTTCCTCACGCATTTCCAATTGAAGAGTTTGATGTGGAATCCATTGCAATAACTGATGGACCTCGTTTGGTTGAACCACTTAAAGACTTAGGATATGACCATGTTGTTGCAGAACTTGATGCACACTCAAAAACTCTTGGAACTGATAAAATTGTATTTTCTGATTTCGGTGGAATGATTAGATCAACTATTGGATGGTTAAACGAATGA
- a CDS encoding acyltransferase family protein, which translates to MNLKKSVYEGSKRIFYLDALRVMAISCVILIHVYATMRIFILNEYTVPTFNWIITLILGSVPRIGVDLFLILSGALSLGRVWEIKPFLGKRLPRIIMPFAFWSIVLTIFLVVISPYFANITLPADVLTPGGFLAFFYDYIMVGKYSQQNWFFWMILGTYFIMPIFNKWILHADFSEIEYFLVFWLVTCLFDYTLMMPCPIKLSYFTSPIGLVVLGYYLRHTKRKLLNNPHFGLVLIAISVIITGILGYQYSSPTEMFAFNRYSIICAITVIGVCIVFKNYDKLKIYGLTKKLNGSFISTVFENSVFSIAKYSYGIYLIHVIVLVLIKNPLLAFCNSYKISFIAIFVLCILCSWAVMAILNRVPYVNKVIGAK; encoded by the coding sequence ATGAATTTAAAAAAATCTGTATACGAAGGATCGAAGCGTATTTTTTATTTAGATGCATTGCGTGTTATGGCAATTAGCTGTGTAATCTTAATTCACGTTTATGCAACTATGAGAATATTTATTTTAAACGAATACACCGTACCAACATTCAATTGGATTATAACCTTAATTTTAGGTAGTGTTCCTAGAATTGGAGTTGACTTGTTCTTGATACTATCTGGAGCATTGTCTTTAGGTAGAGTTTGGGAGATAAAACCATTTTTAGGTAAAAGATTACCTCGTATTATAATGCCATTTGCATTTTGGAGTATTGTACTAACTATATTTTTAGTAGTTATCTCACCATACTTTGCAAACATAACTCTTCCTGCAGATGTGCTTACACCTGGCGGATTTTTAGCATTCTTTTATGATTACATCATGGTAGGTAAATATTCTCAACAAAATTGGTTCTTCTGGATGATTTTAGGAACTTACTTCATTATGCCTATTTTCAACAAATGGATTTTACATGCAGATTTTAGTGAAATTGAATACTTTTTAGTATTCTGGTTAGTAACATGTTTGTTTGATTACACTTTAATGATGCCATGTCCAATCAAATTATCTTACTTTACAAGTCCAATCGGATTAGTTGTATTAGGATACTACTTAAGACATACAAAAAGAAAATTACTCAACAATCCTCATTTCGGATTAGTCTTAATTGCTATTTCAGTTATAATTACAGGTATTTTAGGATACCAATATTCAAGCCCAACAGAAATGTTTGCATTTAACAGATATTCAATTATCTGCGCTATTACAGTTATTGGAGTTTGTATCGTCTTTAAAAATTATGATAAATTGAAAATATATGGATTAACAAAAAAACTTAACGGAAGTTTCATAAGTACTGTGTTTGAAAATTCCGTTTTCTCAATAGCAAAATACAGTTATGGAATTTATTTAATTCATGTAATTGTACTTGTATTAATCAAAAATCCATTATTAGCATTTTGTAATTCATATAAAATAAGCTTCATAGCAATATTTGTTTTATGTATATTATGCTCATGGGCAGTTATGGCAATATTAAACAGAGTTCCTTACGTAAACAAAGTAATTGGAGCTAAATAG
- a CDS encoding DUF2207 domain-containing protein, with protein sequence MRIITEIIIQQDIRRFCSKITNVINNNTQIKREKDEIMIIYILLFLLTILIPIVLHLKYGRDEELKTEIISQRELPSHDHPVIINGIFRQNYGNNIGDPNLNGFKAGMYELVRKGFLEFDENEKHVVLDLNLKRFSFRINHEYYKLHKSELFDFKIKMMEIFEKISENDIVHFEDINKDDFMLLFESWQASVRDYLKETDEVKNYHNSNGEKMAFIYCLVCLNLNSVLFVLYSVFGITMGYEFSLTTFLIIFGFQLYFMALTFVLLLYRTKLFDKWTAYGVECRERWRKFGEHLQDSTIIDEYSPKYMKMG encoded by the coding sequence TTGCGCATTATAACGGAAATTATTATCCAACAAGACATCAGGAGGTTTTGTAGTAAAATAACTAATGTTATAAACAACAATACGCAAATTAAAAGGGAAAAAGATGAAATTATGATAATATACATTTTATTATTCTTACTAACAATTTTAATTCCAATTGTGTTGCATTTAAAGTATGGTCGTGACGAAGAATTAAAAACAGAGATAATTTCTCAAAGAGAATTGCCCTCACACGACCATCCAGTTATTATTAATGGTATTTTTCGCCAAAACTACGGGAATAATATTGGGGATCCTAATTTAAACGGATTTAAAGCTGGAATGTACGAGTTAGTGAGAAAAGGGTTTTTAGAATTTGATGAAAATGAAAAACATGTTGTTTTAGATTTAAATTTAAAAAGATTCAGTTTTAGAATCAATCATGAGTATTATAAACTCCACAAATCAGAATTATTTGATTTTAAAATAAAAATGATGGAGATATTTGAAAAAATAAGTGAAAATGACATTGTTCATTTTGAAGATATTAATAAAGACGACTTTATGCTTCTTTTTGAAAGCTGGCAGGCTTCAGTTAGAGACTATTTAAAAGAAACTGACGAAGTAAAAAACTACCATAATTCAAACGGTGAAAAGATGGCATTCATATACTGTCTCGTCTGTTTGAACTTAAATTCTGTACTTTTTGTACTTTATAGTGTATTTGGAATAACTATGGGTTATGAATTTTCCCTAACAACTTTCCTGATAATATTCGGATTCCAATTATATTTCATGGCATTGACATTTGTACTTTTACTTTATAGAACAAAATTATTTGATAAATGGACTGCATATGGTGTGGAATGCCGTGAAAGATGGAGAAAATTTGGAGAACATCTTCAAGATTCAACAATTATTGATGAGTATTCACCAAAATATATGAAAATGGGATGA
- a CDS encoding SLC13 family permease: protein MVRKLLKRINNARLLVLALVFICFFSSIFITNDVSLIIFVPFAILALKKVNRTDLIILTVCLQTIAANVGCMVLPIGAPHNIVLYTVSGIGFLSFLFLLMPYIAVSVIFMAVIIFFIKSEPVQLPKINKIEVDKDNFIKRVFFGVDYYLLLTFIALFILIGNLERISFFTMFFKSFILGNEVICGIIASQFISNVPAAMLLTGFSSNYEAIVIGINIGGFGTLIASMANLISYKLLVDECEEFKTKYLIVFTVLNLSLLFILFGVYLINKGIF from the coding sequence TTGGTTCGAAAACTCCTAAAAAGAATAAATAATGCACGATTATTAGTTTTGGCATTGGTTTTCATTTGTTTTTTTAGTTCAATTTTCATAACAAATGATGTTTCCTTAATTATTTTTGTTCCGTTTGCAATTTTAGCTCTAAAAAAAGTAAATCGTACAGATTTAATTATATTAACAGTTTGTCTGCAGACTATTGCTGCTAATGTTGGATGTATGGTTCTTCCAATAGGTGCGCCACACAATATTGTGCTTTATACAGTATCTGGTATTGGATTTTTATCATTTCTATTCCTGTTGATGCCATATATTGCAGTATCTGTAATATTTATGGCAGTTATAATATTTTTTATTAAAAGTGAACCTGTTCAATTGCCTAAAATAAATAAAATAGAAGTAGATAAGGATAATTTTATTAAAAGAGTATTTTTTGGTGTTGATTATTATTTGCTTTTGACTTTCATTGCCCTTTTCATTTTAATAGGTAATCTTGAAAGGATTTCATTTTTCACAATGTTTTTCAAAAGTTTTATTTTAGGAAATGAAGTAATTTGCGGAATAATTGCATCTCAATTTATATCCAATGTTCCTGCTGCAATGCTTCTTACAGGTTTTAGCAGTAATTACGAAGCTATTGTAATTGGAATCAATATTGGTGGTTTTGGAACTCTAATTGCTTCTATGGCAAATCTTATTTCCTATAAACTTCTTGTTGATGAGTGTGAGGAATTTAAAACTAAATACCTTATTGTATTTACAGTTTTAAACCTCTCATTATTGTTCATCTTATTTGGAGTTTATTTAATCAATAAGGGAATCTTCTAG
- a CDS encoding TIGR04076 family protein, producing the protein MKKVKITVMRKVRHDDLIEKYENPLEHECIVEEGQVFIANGWLKPDDFCDSAWESVSPFVLALSNGASDFYDGWMKNEKSAMISCNDGFRPVSFLLETLDEDAD; encoded by the coding sequence ATGAAAAAAGTAAAAATTACTGTTATGAGAAAAGTCAGACACGATGATTTAATTGAAAAATATGAAAATCCTCTAGAACATGAATGTATTGTTGAAGAAGGTCAGGTTTTCATAGCTAACGGCTGGTTAAAACCGGATGATTTTTGTGACAGTGCTTGGGAGAGTGTTTCTCCATTTGTATTAGCATTATCTAATGGTGCTTCTGATTTTTATGATGGATGGATGAAAAATGAAAAATCTGCAATGATTTCCTGTAATGACGGATTTAGACCTGTGAGTTTTCTTTTAGAAACTCTTGATGAAGATGCAGATTAG
- a CDS encoding DUF6434 domain-containing protein: MVELTSDLTPDEFKQYYFLKEQLKDFCRSNNLKVSGSKQELENRIIHYLATGEKLSEPSKKSVKSSSGEIGLNAKLGENFKCSEDKRAFFEKEIGKGFKFKVNFQKWIKSNPDKTYADAIEAYYDLQNSKQKTTIGKQFQYNQYIRDFFEDNEDRSLDDAIKCWKYKKSLKGHNRYEKSDLVAL, from the coding sequence ATGGTTGAATTAACTTCAGATCTAACTCCTGATGAGTTTAAGCAATATTACTTTTTAAAAGAACAATTAAAGGATTTTTGCAGAAGCAACAATTTAAAAGTCAGTGGTAGCAAACAGGAATTGGAAAACAGAATTATTCATTATTTAGCTACTGGTGAAAAGCTTAGCGAACCATCAAAAAAGTCAGTTAAGTCATCTTCCGGTGAAATTGGCTTAAATGCTAAACTAGGTGAAAATTTCAAATGCAGTGAAGATAAAAGAGCATTCTTTGAAAAAGAAATAGGTAAAGGCTTTAAATTTAAAGTTAATTTCCAAAAATGGATCAAATCAAATCCTGATAAAACCTATGCGGATGCTATTGAAGCTTATTATGATCTTCAAAATTCAAAACAGAAAACTACAATAGGTAAACAATTCCAATACAACCAATACATTAGAGATTTCTTCGAAGATAATGAAGATAGGTCTTTAGATGATGCAATTAAATGTTGGAAGTATAAAAAAAGTCTTAAAGGACACAATCGTTACGAAAAAAGTGATTTGGTGGCATTATGA